A stretch of the Actinoalloteichus fjordicus genome encodes the following:
- a CDS encoding GNAT family N-acetyltransferase, protein METTQPKHPPKMSIRAINLADVETAQAILELQRAAYQVEAELIGFEDIPQRTETLEELQNSGESFLGLYNEDGLAAAVSWTRPFDGTLDICRLVVSPTAFRRGYATALLDTLEAVERPRRTMVTASEANAPVLALYERKGFSPTRTVEHVPGLRQVYLERRSAWLGSDSPILRMMMAAASREQPAPGTPPRRRRSAEGTTLDGQRHE, encoded by the coding sequence GTGGAGACGACTCAGCCGAAGCACCCCCCGAAGATGTCCATCAGGGCGATCAACCTCGCCGATGTCGAGACGGCACAGGCGATCCTCGAACTACAGCGCGCCGCATACCAGGTCGAGGCCGAGCTGATCGGCTTCGAGGACATCCCCCAGCGCACCGAGACGCTGGAGGAGCTGCAGAACAGCGGGGAGAGCTTCCTTGGCCTCTACAACGAGGACGGGCTCGCCGCGGCAGTGTCCTGGACGCGACCGTTCGACGGCACGCTCGACATCTGCAGACTGGTGGTCTCGCCGACGGCCTTCCGCCGGGGCTACGCGACCGCGCTGCTGGACACGCTGGAGGCCGTCGAGCGTCCACGCCGGACGATGGTGACGGCCAGCGAGGCCAACGCCCCGGTCCTGGCGCTGTACGAGCGCAAGGGCTTCTCACCGACCAGGACCGTCGAACACGTGCCAGGACTTCGGCAGGTCTACCTGGAGCGGCGCTCCGCGTGGCTCGGCTCCGACAGCCCGATCCTGCGGATGATGATGGCCGCAGCCTCGCGTGAGCAGCCCGCGCCCGGCACGCCGCCCAGGCGACGCAGGTCAGCCGAAGGGACCACCCTCGATGGTCAGCGACACGA